From Dromiciops gliroides isolate mDroGli1 chromosome X unlocalized genomic scaffold, mDroGli1.pri SUPER_X_unloc_5, whole genome shotgun sequence, the proteins below share one genomic window:
- the LOC122734269 gene encoding LOW QUALITY PROTEIN: mitochondrial uncoupling protein 2-like (The sequence of the model RefSeq protein was modified relative to this genomic sequence to represent the inferred CDS: inserted 2 bases in 1 codon), with the protein MVGFKPTDVPPTATIKFIGAGTAACIADLITFPLDTAKVQLQIQGGGGASSATAQYRGVLGAILTMVNTEGPGSLYNGLVAGLQCQMSFASVHIGLYDSVKQFYTKGSERTSPTVVCNAIVNCAELVTYNLIKDALLKAHFMXLPCHFTSAFGAGFCTTIIASPVDVVKTRYMNSASGQYASAGHCALTMLWKDRPQAFYKGFMASFLHLGSWNVVMFVTYKQLKWALMATRTSREAPF; encoded by the exons ATGGTTGGATTTAAGCCTACAGATGTGCCCCCAACAGCCACCATCAAGTTCATTGGGGCTGGCACTGCTGCCTGCATCGCTGACCTCATCACCTTCCCCCTGGACACAGCCAAAGTCCAGCTGCAGatacaaggggggggggggg CTTCCTCTGCCACTGCCCAGTATCGGGGTGTCTTGGGCGCCATTCTGACCATGGTGAACACTGAGGGCCCTGGCAGCCTGTACAATGGGCTGGTGGCTGGCTTGCAGTGCCAGATGAGTTTTGCCTCTGTCCACATTGGCCTCTATGACTCTGTTAAGCAGTTCTACACCAAGGGATCTGAGC GAACTTCACCCACTGTTGTCTGCAATGCTATTGTCAACTGTGCTGAGCTGGTGACATACAATCTCATCAAAGATGCCCTCCTGAAGGCCCACTTCAT GCTTCCATGCCATTTCACATCAGCCTTTGGGGCTGGCTTCTGCACCACGATCATTGCCTCCCCTGTGGATGTGGTCAAGACAAGATACATGAACTCTGCCTCGGGCCAGTATGCTAGTGCTGGCCACTGTGCCCTCACCATGCTCTGGAAGGATCGACCCCAAGCCTTCTACAAAGGGTTCATGGCTTCCTTCCTCCACTTGGGATCCTGGAATGTAGTGATGTTTGTCACCTACAAGCAACTGAAATGGGCCCTGATGGCCACTCGCACTTCCCGGGAAGCTCCTTTCTGA